From a region of the Armatimonadota bacterium genome:
- a CDS encoding branched-chain amino acid ABC transporter permease yields MELNRVLDIVLGGVMLGGIYGLVSLGLNLQYGVARVLNVAHGEFATLGAFLTWWLYVRAGMSPFVGLAAALGLSFGLGWALYRLVFARLQRLVRSLEAFEAACMLTSFGILFVIQNVVILAWGADVRSYSYLPGAVRLGELVLPVNRIIIFGVSVGLGGLFYALLKRTRIGKAIRAAAQDRSGAASVGVDVQNVLGICFALGTGAAGAAGSLISMVYSIHPIMGFEYTVIAIIVVVLGGLGNIPGSLLGGVLLGVVGTAVTYWQPGLAVVAYYFLFVVLLWWRPKGLLAA; encoded by the coding sequence ATGGAGCTGAACCGGGTTTTGGACATCGTCCTCGGCGGGGTGATGTTGGGTGGGATCTACGGCTTGGTGTCCCTGGGCCTGAACCTCCAGTACGGGGTGGCCCGGGTGCTGAACGTGGCCCACGGGGAATTCGCCACCCTCGGTGCCTTCCTCACGTGGTGGCTGTACGTCCGTGCGGGGATGAGCCCCTTCGTGGGATTGGCGGCCGCCCTCGGGCTGAGCTTCGGGTTGGGGTGGGCGTTGTACCGATTGGTCTTCGCCCGCCTCCAGCGGCTCGTGCGGTCCCTGGAGGCCTTTGAGGCCGCATGCATGCTCACCTCCTTCGGGATCCTCTTCGTGATCCAGAACGTTGTCATCCTGGCGTGGGGCGCAGACGTCCGGAGCTACTCGTACCTGCCGGGCGCGGTACGGTTGGGGGAGCTGGTGCTCCCGGTCAACCGGATCATCATCTTCGGGGTTTCCGTGGGGCTGGGAGGGCTCTTCTATGCCCTGTTAAAGCGAACCCGGATCGGAAAAGCCATCCGGGCCGCGGCCCAGGATCGATCCGGGGCGGCCAGCGTGGGCGTGGACGTGCAGAACGTCCTGGGCATCTGCTTCGCCCTGGGCACGGGGGCCGCGGGCGCCGCGGGTTCCCTCATCAGCATGGTCTACAGCATCCACCCCATCATGGGCTTCGAGTACACGGTGATCGCCATCATCGTGGTGGTGCTGGGGGGACTGGGGAACATTCCGGGGAGCCTTCTCGGAGGGGTCCTGCTCGGGGTGGTGGGGACCGCGGTCACCTACTGGCAGCCGGGGCTCGCGGTGGTGGCCTACTACTTCCTCTTCGTGGTCCTGTTATGGTGGAGACCAAAGGGCTTGTTGGCAGCCTGA
- a CDS encoding amino acid ABC transporter substrate-binding protein, translating to MRSGKLWWTGLTLAIAGCLALGLAAGWTAPRKEAILMGVAFALSGPLAVVTNSTVGPVYDMWVKEVNARGGIRVSEFGRRLPIRFIKYDDKSDLGTATRLLEKLILEDRVDIVFPPISTAFLYAAAPIANKYRKVLIGGPGGAAKLEEIMPNLPYFFQVLNYSRSQMPVLAAVLRELGLRTVAIIHHEDLHGVEYKDVALPEFRKAGLQVAFVKSFPMDIKDMAPLIKEALGARVDALVAFAYPDQTFLLTRQAIELDANFKAIFSSVGVNLGGFRDAFGVDVVEGMMGGGAWNAKSGRGARRFIELYKKHFNTEPPDWWGQLYYYASLEHLQQAIEAAGTLDNTRIRDVLATETFNTVVGPFKYDRDRQFRGHLGQIGQWQKGIFEVVDPGKNRTAKPILKPAWPKKR from the coding sequence ATGCGATCCGGGAAGCTGTGGTGGACGGGCCTGACCCTGGCCATCGCGGGGTGCCTTGCCTTGGGACTCGCGGCGGGGTGGACCGCTCCACGGAAGGAGGCCATTCTCATGGGCGTGGCCTTCGCCCTCTCCGGTCCCCTCGCCGTGGTCACGAACTCCACCGTCGGACCCGTGTACGACATGTGGGTGAAGGAGGTGAACGCGCGGGGGGGGATCCGGGTCTCGGAGTTCGGCCGGCGCCTTCCCATCCGGTTCATCAAGTACGACGATAAGTCCGACCTGGGAACCGCCACCCGGCTGCTGGAAAAGTTGATCCTGGAGGACCGGGTGGACATCGTCTTCCCGCCCATCAGCACCGCGTTCCTGTACGCCGCGGCTCCCATCGCGAACAAGTACCGGAAGGTCCTGATCGGAGGGCCCGGAGGGGCGGCGAAGCTCGAGGAGATCATGCCGAACCTGCCGTACTTCTTCCAGGTCCTGAACTACTCCCGTAGTCAGATGCCTGTCCTGGCCGCCGTCCTGCGGGAGCTGGGACTCCGGACCGTGGCCATCATCCACCACGAGGATCTCCACGGGGTGGAGTACAAGGACGTGGCCCTGCCGGAGTTCCGGAAAGCCGGGTTACAGGTGGCCTTTGTGAAGAGCTTCCCCATGGACATCAAGGACATGGCGCCCCTGATCAAGGAGGCTCTCGGGGCCCGGGTGGATGCCCTGGTGGCGTTCGCCTATCCGGATCAGACCTTCCTGCTGACCCGACAGGCCATCGAGCTGGATGCCAACTTCAAGGCCATCTTCTCCTCTGTGGGCGTGAACCTGGGGGGCTTCCGGGACGCCTTCGGCGTGGATGTGGTGGAAGGGATGATGGGGGGCGGCGCGTGGAATGCGAAGAGCGGGCGAGGGGCTCGGCGGTTCATCGAACTGTACAAGAAGCACTTCAACACGGAGCCTCCGGACTGGTGGGGCCAGCTGTACTACTACGCCTCCCTGGAGCACCTCCAGCAGGCCATCGAGGCCGCGGGAACCCTGGATAATACGAGAATCCGGGACGTGCTGGCCACGGAGACCTTCAACACCGTGGTGGGGCCGTTCAAGTACGACCGGGATCGGCAGTTCCGGGGGCACCTGGGCCAGATCGGCCAGTGGCAGAAGGGGATCTTCGAGGTGGTGGACCCCGGGAAGAACCGGACCGCGAAGCCGATCCTGAAGCCGGCCTGGCCGAAGAAGCGATAA
- a CDS encoding zinc-dependent alcohol dehydrogenase family protein, giving the protein MKAAQMVEQRKPLVVREVPDPRPGPQDAVLRVEACGICRSDWHAWMGDWTWIGFRPQLPLTLGHELAGVVVEVGSEVRRTKVGERVTVPFHLGCSYCSYCLSGRPNLCDNLQMVGFSFDGGYAQYVRIPNADFNLIRLPEAVDFVTAAALGCRYMTAYHAVLHRGRVRAGEWVAVHGVGGVGLSAVQIANAAGARVVAVDVDEEKLARARQEGAVATVNARQQNVPEAIREITGGGAHLSVDALGIRETIQNSIFSLRKGGRHVQVGLTTQAEQGMVALPTDMMVGMELEFYGSVGNPHPQYAGLLGLVEQGKLNPRKLVGRTISLEEVNEVLQSMTEFRTLGFTVITRFQ; this is encoded by the coding sequence ATGAAGGCGGCGCAGATGGTGGAGCAACGCAAGCCTCTGGTCGTCCGGGAAGTTCCTGATCCGCGACCCGGACCCCAGGACGCGGTGCTCCGGGTGGAGGCGTGCGGGATCTGCCGGAGCGACTGGCACGCGTGGATGGGAGACTGGACGTGGATCGGCTTCCGGCCGCAACTCCCCCTCACACTGGGGCACGAGCTGGCGGGCGTGGTGGTGGAGGTCGGCTCGGAAGTGCGGCGGACAAAGGTAGGAGAACGGGTGACGGTCCCCTTCCACCTCGGCTGTTCGTACTGCTCGTACTGCCTCAGCGGGCGGCCGAACCTCTGCGACAACCTCCAGATGGTGGGATTCTCCTTCGACGGGGGCTATGCCCAGTACGTCCGCATTCCCAACGCGGACTTCAACCTCATCCGCCTGCCGGAAGCGGTGGACTTCGTAACCGCGGCCGCCCTGGGGTGTCGGTACATGACCGCTTATCACGCGGTGCTGCACCGAGGACGGGTGCGGGCGGGGGAGTGGGTGGCGGTGCATGGAGTTGGGGGAGTAGGGCTCAGCGCGGTGCAGATCGCGAACGCCGCAGGGGCCCGGGTGGTGGCCGTGGACGTGGACGAGGAGAAGCTCGCGCGGGCCCGCCAGGAGGGCGCGGTGGCCACCGTCAATGCCCGGCAGCAGAACGTCCCGGAGGCGATCCGGGAGATCACGGGCGGAGGGGCCCACCTTTCCGTGGACGCCCTGGGGATCCGGGAGACCATCCAGAACTCCATCTTCTCCCTGCGCAAGGGAGGTCGCCACGTGCAGGTGGGTCTCACCACGCAGGCGGAGCAGGGGATGGTGGCCCTGCCCACGGACATGATGGTGGGGATGGAGCTGGAATTCTACGGGAGCGTGGGGAACCCCCATCCCCAGTACGCGGGCCTGCTGGGCCTCGTGGAGCAGGGCAAGTTGAACCCGAGGAAACTGGTCGGTCGGACGATCTCCCTGGAAGAGGTGAACGAGGTCCTGCAGTCCATGACGGAGTTCCGCACCCTGGGGTTCACGGTGATCACACGGTTCCAGTAA
- a CDS encoding BsuPI-related putative proteinase inhibitor yields the protein MRAFLVVLMAVLASGPVQWVRIGSVEVGVLTDRARYGQGEPVRMELRVHNRGFRPVTFEFSTTQRYDFRVLRPDGTVVWQWSHDRVFAQVLGTLVLQPGEVRIERETWTQVDNEGRPVPPGRYVVEGLFPPRPFPGGTPPGAVTPRVTIEIVPSGLRGGGLVPGPPEPFRKVFVPGMIRVRFFPWATAEQIERLLRDQDLRVASVEPDGRTYVVRVLEPYQVAEKVAALNRAAIVEWAVPHYVLVPRRDFPDRRPPGP from the coding sequence ATGCGGGCCTTTCTCGTCGTGCTCATGGCGGTGCTAGCCTCGGGTCCCGTGCAGTGGGTGCGGATCGGGAGCGTGGAGGTCGGGGTTTTGACGGACCGGGCCCGGTACGGGCAGGGCGAGCCCGTACGGATGGAGCTCCGGGTACACAACCGCGGATTTCGGCCCGTGACGTTCGAGTTCAGCACAACCCAGCGGTATGACTTCCGGGTCCTGAGGCCGGACGGAACCGTGGTCTGGCAGTGGTCCCACGACCGGGTATTCGCCCAGGTCCTCGGCACCCTGGTGCTGCAGCCCGGAGAAGTCCGCATCGAACGGGAAACGTGGACGCAGGTGGACAACGAGGGCCGACCCGTGCCCCCGGGCCGGTACGTGGTGGAAGGCCTCTTCCCTCCCCGTCCCTTCCCCGGAGGGACGCCGCCGGGAGCCGTGACACCGCGGGTCACCATCGAGATCGTCCCCTCCGGCCTGCGGGGCGGGGGGCTCGTCCCAGGCCCGCCAGAACCCTTCCGGAAGGTGTTCGTACCGGGGATGATCCGCGTGCGGTTCTTCCCGTGGGCAACCGCGGAGCAGATCGAGCGGCTGCTTCGGGATCAGGACCTCCGGGTGGCCTCCGTGGAACCGGACGGTCGAACCTACGTGGTGCGGGTCTTGGAGCCGTATCAGGTCGCGGAGAAGGTCGCGGCCCTAAACCGGGCGGCCATCGTGGAGTGGGCGGTGCCCCACTACGTGCTCGTGCCCCGTCGGGACTTCCCGGACCGGAGGCCGCCCGGGCCCTAG
- a CDS encoding YraN family protein yields MNRRRIGSRAEEAAAEVLRRAGYRILDRNVRFPFGELDLVCEKEGVVVFVEVKARSGTVLGHPFEAVTPRKQRQVGRLALAYLQGRGLGNCPCRFDVVAVHLDPEGHPVQVEVLQDAFRL; encoded by the coding sequence ATGAACCGGAGGCGGATCGGCTCACGAGCGGAGGAGGCCGCGGCGGAGGTCCTGCGGCGGGCAGGGTACCGCATCCTCGACCGGAACGTCCGGTTCCCCTTCGGGGAGCTGGATCTGGTGTGCGAGAAGGAGGGGGTCGTGGTGTTCGTGGAGGTCAAGGCCCGGTCCGGGACGGTCCTGGGACATCCCTTCGAGGCGGTCACACCCCGCAAGCAGAGGCAGGTTGGCCGGCTTGCCCTCGCCTACCTGCAGGGGAGGGGGTTGGGGAATTGTCCCTGCCGGTTCGATGTGGTGGCGGTGCACCTGGACCCCGAAGGGCATCCCGTGCAGGTAGAAGTCCTGCAGGATGCCTTCCGCCTCTAG
- a CDS encoding ribonuclease HII: MLRRQGYRLIAGVDEAGCGPLAGPVVAAAVLGDRPLRIPGLQDSKRLSADRREALAARIREEAVAWAVGVATVEEIDALNIRAAARLAQLRAVAALPEPPHLVLVDGPWRIPLELPQRPVVDGDARVALIAAASILAKVERDRIMVDLDARYPGYGFARHKGYPTREHLQALARLGPCPAHRRSFRPLRG, from the coding sequence ATGCTCCGCCGCCAGGGATACAGGCTCATCGCGGGTGTGGACGAGGCGGGTTGTGGGCCGCTGGCAGGTCCCGTGGTGGCCGCCGCGGTCCTGGGGGATCGTCCCCTCCGGATTCCGGGGCTTCAGGACAGCAAGCGGCTCTCCGCCGACCGCCGGGAGGCTCTGGCGGCGCGGATCCGGGAGGAAGCGGTGGCCTGGGCCGTGGGCGTGGCCACCGTGGAGGAGATCGATGCGCTCAACATCCGGGCCGCGGCCCGCCTGGCTCAGCTCCGGGCGGTGGCTGCCCTCCCCGAACCCCCTCACCTCGTGCTCGTGGACGGACCCTGGCGGATCCCCCTGGAGCTGCCCCAGCGGCCCGTGGTGGATGGGGACGCCCGGGTGGCCCTCATCGCCGCGGCCAGCATCCTGGCCAAGGTGGAGCGGGATCGCATCATGGTGGACCTGGACGCCCGCTACCCCGGTTACGGGTTCGCCCGGCACAAGGGATACCCCACCCGTGAGCACCTCCAGGCCCTCGCACGCCTGGGTCCCTGTCCCGCCCATCGGCGGTCCTTCCGCCCTCTCCGGGGGTAA
- the lepB gene encoding signal peptidase I gives MAVHLALLRNEMSIPVLILLVAAVLMVLRLALRDLVLFPQTLRRAILETLDAALFAVVLAFFIITFVVQAFFIPSGSMEPTLQIGDRILVAKFYYRLAPIRRGDVIVFRYPLNPGKDFVKRVVGVAGDRVELRRGVVYVNGKPHPELTPPNGDQTCAQSYGPKTVTEGHLFVLGDNRCNSEDSRFFGLVPVRNVVGRALVIYWPPHRIGLVR, from the coding sequence GTGGCCGTGCACCTGGCCCTGCTCCGCAATGAGATGAGCATTCCGGTTCTGATCCTCCTCGTGGCCGCGGTCCTGATGGTGTTGCGGCTCGCGCTCCGGGATCTCGTCCTCTTCCCCCAAACCCTGCGCCGCGCGATCCTCGAAACCCTGGACGCGGCCCTGTTCGCGGTGGTCCTCGCCTTCTTCATCATCACCTTCGTGGTCCAGGCCTTCTTCATCCCCTCGGGCTCCATGGAGCCCACCCTCCAGATCGGCGATCGGATTCTGGTGGCGAAGTTCTACTACCGCCTCGCCCCCATCCGGCGGGGGGACGTGATCGTCTTCCGGTATCCCCTCAACCCCGGGAAGGACTTCGTGAAGCGGGTGGTGGGCGTGGCGGGCGATCGGGTGGAACTGCGGCGGGGGGTGGTGTACGTGAACGGGAAGCCCCACCCCGAGCTCACTCCCCCCAACGGGGACCAGACCTGCGCCCAGAGTTACGGGCCCAAGACGGTGACCGAGGGGCACCTCTTCGTGCTGGGGGACAACCGGTGCAACAGCGAGGACAGCCGGTTCTTCGGCCTCGTGCCCGTGCGGAACGTGGTGGGCCGGGCGCTGGTGATCTACTGGCCGCCGCATCGCATCGGCCTCGTGCGCTGA
- the rplS gene encoding 50S ribosomal protein L19, producing the protein MDKIHLVEQPHLKPEIPEFWPGDTVRVHTRVREGGRERVQVFEGVVIARRGGGLRETFTVRRVSHGVGVERIFPLHSPNIVRIEVVRRGQVRRAKLYYLREKVGKATRIKEKR; encoded by the coding sequence ATGGACAAGATCCATCTCGTGGAGCAGCCTCACCTGAAGCCGGAGATTCCGGAGTTCTGGCCGGGCGACACCGTCCGCGTGCATACCCGGGTGCGGGAGGGCGGCCGGGAACGGGTTCAGGTGTTCGAGGGGGTGGTGATCGCCCGCCGGGGCGGGGGATTGCGGGAGACCTTCACGGTGCGCCGGGTCTCCCACGGCGTGGGCGTGGAGCGCATCTTCCCCTTACACTCCCCCAACATCGTGCGCATCGAGGTGGTGCGCCGCGGGCAGGTTCGCCGGGCCAAGCTGTACTACCTGCGGGAGAAGGTGGGGAAGGCGACCCGCATCAAGGAGAAGCGGTAG
- the trmD gene encoding tRNA (guanosine(37)-N1)-methyltransferase TrmD, with protein MRVDIVTIFPEIFLPLRVGVLGRAQERGRVRIEVWNLRDFASDRHRTVDDYPYGGGPGMVMKPEPFFAAVEAIERAAGGRGRVLLTSPQGRRFDQRMAQELSREPHLVILCGRYEGVDERVVVGLPAEEVSIGDYVLTGGELAAMVIVDATARLVPGVVGDEGSVREESFMTGILDHPHYTRPAEFRGMRVPEVLLKGNHAAIARWRRKEALRRTLLRRPDLLRTAELGPEDRALLREIEEELGIRV; from the coding sequence ATGCGGGTGGACATCGTCACCATCTTTCCCGAAATTTTCCTGCCCCTCCGGGTGGGAGTCCTGGGGCGGGCCCAGGAGCGGGGACGGGTGCGGATCGAGGTGTGGAACCTCCGGGACTTCGCCTCGGATCGGCACCGCACCGTGGACGACTACCCTTACGGGGGCGGGCCGGGAATGGTGATGAAGCCCGAGCCCTTCTTCGCCGCGGTGGAGGCCATCGAGCGGGCTGCGGGGGGACGCGGCCGCGTCCTCCTCACCTCCCCGCAGGGCCGGCGCTTCGACCAGCGGATGGCGCAGGAGCTGAGCCGGGAGCCGCACCTGGTGATCCTGTGCGGCCGGTACGAGGGCGTGGACGAGCGGGTGGTGGTGGGGCTCCCCGCGGAGGAGGTGTCCATCGGCGACTACGTGCTCACGGGCGGGGAGCTGGCGGCCATGGTCATCGTGGATGCCACCGCGCGGCTCGTGCCGGGAGTGGTGGGAGACGAGGGGTCCGTGCGGGAGGAGTCCTTCATGACGGGGATCCTGGACCACCCCCACTACACCCGGCCCGCGGAGTTCCGGGGGATGCGGGTGCCGGAGGTGCTGCTGAAGGGCAACCACGCGGCCATCGCCCGGTGGCGGCGGAAGGAGGCCCTCCGACGTACCCTGCTGCGCCGGCCGGACCTGCTGCGCACCGCGGAACTGGGACCCGAGGACCGGGCGCTCCTCCGGGAGATCGAGGAGGAACTGGGGATCCGGGTATAA
- the rimM gene encoding ribosome maturation factor RimM (Essential for efficient processing of 16S rRNA): MRTLRIGTITRPHGLRGEVRVLPDTDFPDRFQALRRVLVAGPEGEVPYEVESVRPHGRFFLVKLRGVEDREAAEALRGRELRIPGEEATPLPEGTYYVADILGLEVRTEDGEVLGWVREVLRTGANDVYVVAGNREILLPAIEEVVREVNLEARCMVVRLLPGLVD, encoded by the coding sequence ATGCGAACCCTGCGCATCGGTACCATCACCCGCCCCCACGGCCTCCGGGGGGAGGTCCGGGTGTTGCCCGACACGGACTTCCCGGATCGATTCCAGGCCCTGCGGCGGGTCCTCGTGGCGGGGCCGGAGGGCGAGGTGCCCTACGAGGTGGAATCCGTCCGGCCGCATGGCCGGTTCTTCTTGGTGAAGCTCCGGGGCGTGGAGGACCGGGAGGCCGCGGAGGCCCTCCGGGGCCGGGAGCTGCGCATTCCCGGGGAGGAGGCAACCCCCCTCCCGGAAGGGACGTACTACGTGGCGGACATCCTGGGCCTGGAGGTGCGGACCGAGGATGGGGAGGTCCTGGGATGGGTGCGGGAGGTCCTCCGCACGGGCGCCAACGACGTGTACGTGGTGGCGGGGAATCGGGAGATCCTCCTGCCCGCCATCGAGGAGGTCGTCCGGGAGGTGAACCTGGAGGCGCGTTGCATGGTGGTGCGGCTCCTGCCGGGGCTGGTGGACTGA
- a CDS encoding YlqD family protein, translating into MNSITLIRPVVVKAIVTETFKENYKRDLQEALRGVEDLIARIDSQIRRLELERQITPQNRVVRQQLEVERSRQEALRAELLERLREAERLELNTEFPQTTVDAQVEVRVGDNLFHKLGRAEILVKDGIVMEIRL; encoded by the coding sequence ATGAACTCCATTACCCTGATCCGACCCGTGGTGGTGAAGGCCATTGTCACGGAGACCTTCAAGGAGAATTACAAGCGGGATCTGCAAGAGGCCCTCCGGGGCGTGGAGGACCTCATCGCCCGCATCGACTCCCAGATCCGCCGCCTGGAGCTGGAGCGGCAGATCACGCCCCAGAATCGGGTGGTGCGGCAGCAGCTGGAGGTGGAGCGGTCCCGCCAGGAGGCCCTGCGGGCGGAGCTCCTGGAGCGGCTGCGGGAGGCGGAGCGGCTGGAGCTCAACACGGAGTTCCCTCAGACCACGGTGGACGCCCAGGTGGAGGTCCGGGTGGGCGACAACCTCTTCCACAAGCTGGGCCGGGCGGAGATCCTCGTGAAGGACGGCATCGTGATGGAGATCCGCCTGTGA
- a CDS encoding KH domain-containing protein, with translation MATAPTRPSGGDVRGLVEYVVRGLVDHPEAVRVEQTEGGRVVRVHVAPEDRGKVIGRNGRVIQALRALARVAARGAGGVQVEIAEENRP, from the coding sequence ATGGCGACAGCGCCCACGAGGCCGTCCGGGGGAGATGTGCGGGGGCTTGTGGAGTATGTGGTGCGGGGACTGGTGGACCACCCGGAAGCCGTCCGGGTGGAGCAGACGGAGGGGGGGAGGGTGGTCCGGGTGCACGTGGCCCCGGAGGACCGGGGGAAGGTCATCGGACGCAACGGACGGGTGATCCAGGCCCTGCGAGCCCTGGCCCGGGTGGCCGCCCGCGGGGCAGGAGGCGTACAGGTGGAGATCGCGGAGGAGAACCGGCCATGA
- the rpsP gene encoding 30S ribosomal protein S16, whose protein sequence is MAVKIRLMRMGKRHEPFFRLVVADSRAPRNGKYIEAIGYYNPRTEPSTIHVSTEKALEWLSKGAQPSDAARVLLEKAGVWRLWQEQKRRKAS, encoded by the coding sequence GTGGCGGTCAAGATCCGTCTCATGCGCATGGGCAAGCGACACGAGCCGTTCTTCCGACTGGTGGTGGCCGATAGCCGCGCACCCCGCAACGGCAAGTACATCGAGGCCATCGGCTACTACAACCCCCGCACGGAGCCCAGCACCATCCACGTGAGCACGGAGAAGGCCCTGGAGTGGCTCTCCAAGGGGGCCCAGCCCTCGGACGCGGCCCGGGTGTTGCTGGAGAAGGCGGGGGTCTGGCGCCTCTGGCAGGAGCAGAAGCGCCGCAAGGCGTCCTAG
- the ffh gene encoding signal recognition particle protein: MFESLRDRLQEVFRKVSGRGVLRAEDVDAALREVRRALLEADVHFQVARDFVARVREKAVGREVWKHLNPSQQVIQIVYEELVGLLGGEHRELRPAPRPPTVVLLCGLQGSGKTTQVAKLGNYLRRKGRRPLLVAADLQRPAAVKQLEVVGQAAGVPVFTLQSRDPVEVVQGALEHARREGHDWVLVDTAGRLHVDEAMMEELRRVREAAHPHHVLLVVDAMTGQEALAVAQQFNAQIGIDGIILTKMDGDARGGAALSVVSVTGKPILFVGTGEKVEALEPFYPDRMASRILGMGDVLTLIERAREAVSAERAEELQRKLRRAEFTLEDFRQQLREVRKMGPLSSLVEMIPGLAQVRGFREELDEREMVRFEAILNSMTPQERRDPSILNGSRKRRIARGSGTTVQDVNRLLRQFEETKRMIRQLEAAGRRMGKWKWPF, encoded by the coding sequence ATGTTTGAGAGCTTGCGGGATCGGCTGCAGGAGGTCTTCCGCAAGGTGTCCGGCCGTGGGGTCCTGCGGGCGGAGGATGTGGACGCCGCGCTTCGGGAAGTGCGGCGGGCGCTGCTGGAGGCGGACGTCCACTTCCAGGTGGCCCGGGATTTCGTGGCCCGCGTCCGGGAGAAGGCCGTGGGCCGGGAGGTGTGGAAGCACCTAAATCCCTCCCAGCAGGTGATCCAGATCGTGTACGAGGAGCTCGTGGGGCTGCTGGGAGGTGAGCACCGGGAGCTCCGCCCGGCGCCCAGGCCCCCCACCGTGGTCCTCCTCTGCGGCCTCCAGGGAAGCGGCAAGACCACGCAGGTGGCCAAGCTGGGGAATTACCTCCGGAGGAAGGGGCGTCGTCCGCTGCTCGTGGCCGCGGACCTGCAGCGGCCCGCCGCGGTGAAGCAGTTGGAGGTGGTGGGTCAGGCCGCGGGAGTTCCCGTGTTCACCCTGCAGAGCCGGGATCCCGTGGAGGTGGTGCAAGGGGCCCTGGAGCACGCCCGCAGGGAAGGACACGACTGGGTGCTGGTGGACACCGCGGGCCGGCTGCACGTGGACGAGGCGATGATGGAGGAGCTGCGGCGGGTGCGGGAGGCGGCGCACCCGCATCACGTGCTCCTGGTGGTGGATGCCATGACGGGGCAGGAGGCCCTGGCCGTGGCCCAGCAGTTCAACGCGCAGATCGGGATCGACGGGATCATCCTCACGAAGATGGACGGCGACGCCCGGGGCGGGGCCGCCCTCTCCGTGGTCTCCGTGACCGGAAAACCCATCCTGTTCGTGGGCACGGGCGAGAAGGTCGAGGCCCTGGAACCCTTCTACCCCGACCGCATGGCCTCCCGGATCCTGGGGATGGGGGATGTGCTGACCCTCATCGAGCGGGCCCGGGAGGCCGTGAGCGCAGAGCGGGCGGAGGAGCTGCAGCGCAAGCTCCGGCGGGCGGAGTTCACCCTGGAGGACTTCCGCCAGCAGCTCCGGGAAGTGCGGAAGATGGGGCCGCTCAGCAGTCTGGTGGAGATGATCCCGGGGCTCGCGCAGGTGCGGGGATTCCGGGAGGAGCTGGACGAGCGGGAGATGGTGCGGTTCGAGGCCATCCTCAACTCCATGACCCCTCAGGAGCGGCGCGACCCCTCCATCCTGAACGGCAGCCGCAAGCGCCGCATTGCCCGGGGGAGCGGGACCACGGTGCAGGACGTGAACCGGCTCCTCCGGCAGTTCGAGGAAACCAAGCGCATGATCCGGCAGCTGGAGGCCGCGGGCCGCCGCATGGGCAAGTGGAAGTGGCCGTTCTGA
- a CDS encoding class I SAM-dependent methyltransferase, translating to MREHYFAPAPAVRSQPREVRFRFGGRLFVFETDRGVFSHGAVDRGTRLLLEALEVRPEDEILDVGCGYGVVGLVAAAQAPQGHAILVDINERAVALARGNARRNGIQNVEVLWGNLYEPVGDRTFDLIATNPPIRAGRTVVRALIEGARTHLRPGGRFYLVARTAQGARTLGRLIGQVFGNVAEVERGGGYRVYRAVREGRDV from the coding sequence GTGAGGGAGCACTACTTCGCCCCCGCCCCCGCGGTCCGGTCCCAGCCCCGGGAGGTGCGCTTCCGGTTCGGGGGTCGGCTTTTCGTGTTCGAGACGGATCGGGGCGTGTTCAGTCACGGGGCCGTGGATCGGGGAACGCGGCTTTTGCTGGAGGCCCTGGAGGTTCGGCCGGAGGACGAGATCCTGGACGTGGGATGCGGGTACGGGGTGGTGGGCCTCGTGGCGGCGGCTCAGGCACCTCAGGGCCACGCGATCCTGGTGGACATCAACGAGCGGGCGGTGGCCCTTGCCCGCGGGAACGCCCGGCGCAACGGCATCCAAAACGTGGAGGTCCTGTGGGGCAACCTCTACGAGCCCGTGGGGGATCGTACCTTCGACCTCATCGCCACGAACCCGCCCATCCGGGCGGGCCGGACGGTGGTCCGGGCCCTCATCGAGGGAGCCCGGACACACCTGAGGCCGGGCGGACGGTTCTACCTCGTGGCCCGCACCGCGCAGGGCGCCCGCACCCTCGGCCGCCTCATCGGGCAGGTGTTTGGGAACGTGGCGGAGGTGGAACGGGGCGGCGGGTACCGGGTGTACCGGGCCGTGCGGGAGGGCAGGGATGTTTGA